A single Filimonas effusa DNA region contains:
- the mnmA gene encoding tRNA 2-thiouridine(34) synthase MnmA, which yields MSRKGKVLVAMSGGIDSTVTALMLHHEGYEVIGITMKTWDYATSGGGHKETGCCNIDSFNDARQAAVQHGFAHFILDIREEFGDFVVENFVEEYLAGRTPNPCVMCNTHIKWRALLKRANALGCDFIATGHYANVYQHENGRYVISKGLDELKDQSYVLWGLDQELLSRTIMPLGKYRKSEIRQMALDYGYPELAKKSESYEICFVPDNDYRGFLKRRVDGLEDKVSGGWFIDKTGKRLGQHKGYPFYTIGQRKGLDIALGRPVYVTGIDPENNTVVLGDEADLERSEMLVGRINWIKYDGITDGMEAITKIRYKDKGALSNLYTSDNGLRIRFYENVKSIAPGQSAVFYEGDEVIGGGIIQGGKSPFML from the coding sequence ATGAGCCGTAAAGGAAAGGTTTTAGTAGCAATGAGCGGCGGTATAGACAGTACCGTTACAGCCCTCATGTTACACCATGAGGGGTATGAGGTGATCGGCATCACCATGAAAACATGGGATTATGCCACAAGTGGCGGAGGTCATAAAGAGACCGGCTGCTGTAATATCGATAGTTTTAACGACGCGCGACAGGCAGCTGTCCAGCATGGCTTTGCGCATTTCATCCTCGATATAAGGGAAGAGTTCGGCGACTTTGTAGTAGAAAACTTCGTAGAAGAATACCTCGCAGGACGCACACCCAATCCTTGTGTCATGTGCAACACCCATATAAAATGGCGTGCACTCTTAAAGCGGGCAAACGCACTCGGATGCGATTTTATCGCTACCGGCCACTACGCCAATGTCTACCAGCATGAAAACGGCAGGTATGTTATCAGCAAAGGGCTCGATGAACTCAAAGACCAGAGCTATGTATTGTGGGGCCTCGACCAGGAACTCCTGAGCCGCACCATTATGCCCCTGGGAAAATACCGCAAATCCGAGATCCGCCAGATGGCGCTCGACTACGGCTACCCCGAACTGGCTAAAAAAAGCGAAAGCTACGAGATCTGCTTCGTACCCGATAACGACTACCGCGGATTCCTGAAACGCCGGGTAGATGGATTGGAAGATAAAGTCTCCGGCGGATGGTTCATCGACAAAACCGGTAAACGCCTCGGACAACATAAAGGTTACCCCTTCTACACCATCGGCCAGCGCAAAGGCCTCGATATAGCCCTGGGTCGCCCCGTATATGTTACCGGTATCGACCCGGAAAACAATACAGTCGTACTCGGCGATGAAGCCGATCTGGAAAGAAGCGAAATGCTCGTAGGCCGCATCAACTGGATAAAGTACGACGGCATCACCGATGGCATGGAAGCAATCACCAAGATCCGCTACAAGGATAAAGGCGCCTTAAGCAACTTATACACCAGCGACAACGGACTTCGCATTCGCTTCTATGAAAATGTAAAGAGTATCGCTCCCGGTCAAAGCGCTGTATTCTATGAAGGCGATGAAGTAATTGGCGGCGGTATCATACAAGGTGGCAAATCACCTTTTATGCTTTAA
- a CDS encoding helix-turn-helix domain-containing protein — MLRMLRALELLLEERHTVNETAFKVGYNSVPTFSNTFYKKPGTRPSDYVKLRGVLKHKR, encoded by the coding sequence ATGTTGCGTATGCTGCGGGCTTTGGAGCTGCTATTAGAAGAAAGGCACACTGTTAATGAAACCGCTTTTAAAGTGGGTTATAACAGTGTGCCTACGTTTAGTAACACTTTTTATAAAAAACCAGGTACGCGACCTTCGGACTATGTAAAGTTACGGGGTGTATTAAAGCATAAAAGGTGA
- the ytxJ gene encoding bacillithiol system redox-active protein YtxJ: MNWISLTSKAQVDTLKEKSFQIPQVIFKHSTRCSISSMVLNRLERSGVPDNGDFYYLDLIAHRDISNQLAEDFRVHHESPQVLVIRNGVCTYNESHMAITMNDISEQVA; the protein is encoded by the coding sequence ATGAATTGGATATCCCTGACTTCAAAGGCACAGGTAGACACACTTAAGGAGAAATCATTTCAGATTCCCCAGGTAATATTTAAACATAGTACACGCTGCAGTATCAGCAGCATGGTCCTGAATCGTCTGGAACGCAGCGGCGTACCGGACAATGGTGATTTTTATTACCTCGACCTGATCGCACACCGCGACATCTCAAACCAACTGGCCGAAGATTTCAGGGTTCACCACGAATCCCCCCAGGTATTGGTGATCAGGAACGGAGTATGCACCTATAACGAAAGCCACATGGCCATCACCATGAATGACATATCAGAACAGGTAGCCTGA